The following is a genomic window from Sphingorhabdus sp. Alg231-15.
ACGTCTGGTCCTGTCGGAGAACCCTTGGCTTTGTTTGTTTCCGGCAAGATGGCGAGTGCCTTCTACCTCAACGGTAGATTCGTTGGTCAGAACGGCAAACCGGGAATTGACGCAGCAACCGAGCAACCCGGCCTGATGGATGCAACACTCTACCCTTCCCAGAACAGCTTTAGAGAAGGCCGCAACTCTGTCGTGTTTCTCGCTTCTGCCCATCATGGGATCATCAATCTTGCGAGTCCAATCCATATGATTGCTATCGGTCCGGCGGGGAATGCTTCTGACCAGCTGCTGCGCCATTATTGGCCCTCGATCATCACCTTGGGCCTGTTCATCGTCGGTGCTGTCTATTTCGGAATTGCCGGAATCCGGGGACTATCAAGGAAGAAGTCTTTGCTATTGAGCCTGATATGCACCTTTGCCTCACTCCAGCTATTTTCAGAAATCCTCAGAGGCTTGGTAACCTATTCCTACCCGATGCATGACTGGCGATTGCTCGCGATTACGGTGTTCTCAGCCGGTTTCGGATTGACCGTGGCATTCCATGTTTTCTCAACATTCATGCAAAAGAACATTCTGCTGTCGATGATCTTTGTCACCGGAGTGAGTGTGCTGGCGGCAATTCTTAACTCGGGATTTGATGACAAGACTTTATCCGTGATGCTGTTGCCGTTGGTAGCCAGTCTCATTGTGGCTGGATATGCAAGCTACAAAGGTCAGCCTCGGGCGTTCGTATATTTCTGCGCTTTGCTGGCGTTTGTTGCTGCAATTGGTCTTTTTCCCTATCTCTTTCTCGACACCATCTTCTTCTATCTGGTTGCCGCTCTGTTACTGTTTCTTTTTGTTGAACAGGCGTTGGCCCATGCAAGAGAAGCAGATGAACGCAGGATAGAGGAAGCCCGTGCAAACAGACTGGAATTGGCCTTGGAACAGGCCAAGGAAAGGGAGCAAGCAACAGAAATCAGCGTAAAAAGTGCCGGTAGAATGGAGCGTATTTCTGCAGTTCAGATCAAATATTGCAAAGGTGCCAGCGGTTATACAGAAATTGTGCTGATCGATGGACGCGAAATTCTGCACACAGCTACGCTTTCTGAAATGGAGGAGCTTTTACCCACTATTTTCATTCGCGTGCACCGGTCCTATCTCGTTAACACCGCTTTCGTTCAAACCTTGATCCGTGATGTGACTGGAACTGGACGGCTAACCCTTGTTGACGGATCCCAGTTATCCGTTAGCCGCAGAACCATGCCAGCGGTTCGCAAGGCATTGGGCTGACCGTACGGCAGCAATTACGAGGATAGGGCCTTATGTCTGCTCTTGCGCCCATAGCGGACGTTAGCTTGTGGCCGCAATATCCCGAAAGCGGACATTAGAAAGCGACGAATAGCTAGTCGTGGCTTAAGCTCGGGATAAAGCAGATTGCACAGTGGGCGAGGTGTAGCTGGTTCAGTTCGCAATCCCGCACTTGTGATCAAATGCCAAGATATCTGCGCCGACTCTTTAGCCATCAAGCTTACCCTGTGTTCGCATTTGTGAGGATTACGCGTCTGCTTCCTCCTTGAGCCAATCCAAGAATTGACGCACCTTTTGCCTCTCCGATTGACCAAACCGCGAAACCGCTGTGTAGCGCAGGCCCGGAATCCGCTTTTCGGGACAGTATTCCTCGAGCCAGCCTCGTTTGAGCATGTCCCCTGCTAGCAGGCTGCTCGCAAGAACCAGGCCCTGCCCTGCCAATGCCGCCTGAAGCGAATGCTGCTCCTGATCGAAGCTCCGGCGCCGCGTGAACTTTGTGGGGTCAAGCCGATGTGCGCCAAGCCAGTCGTTCCAGCCAATCGGCCTCAGGGAACGCGAGCGCCATCGCGTTTCGATCAAGACCGCATCCTCTATCCGCGTGCCCGCCTGCAGCCACTCTGGATTGGCGAAAACGCCGAATGTCTCCTCTGCGAAAGAGAAGGCCTCCAGCCCGGGATACTCGCCGGTCCCATAACGGATGGCCACATCGACCCGCCTGTCACGCTCGAGATCCAACGTCTGGGTAGAAGTCTCGATATGGACACTGGTGGCCGGGTGTTTGGCTTCGAAATCTGCCAGGCGAGGGACCAGCCATAGCGCCGCGAAGGCAGGTGTCGTTGCGATCGTGAGGCGCGATGACACGTCCCGCATCTCTTCGAGAGCGCCGTAGATTTCGCGAAAGCCCCTTGAAGTGGCACCGGCGAGCCGGCTTCCTTCGCGTGTAAGGACGGTCTTGCGAATCTGCCT
Proteins encoded in this region:
- a CDS encoding LytTR family transcriptional regulator DNA-binding domain-containing protein, whose amino-acid sequence is MFNRSITLAHCFIFLMLAVYSPAMAVTWIDRDEVKICPASSGDLEKIPNFSSPGCYAAKASAIDPQENLIWVKANLTLNETSGPVGEPLALFVSGKMASAFYLNGRFVGQNGKPGIDAATEQPGLMDATLYPSQNSFREGRNSVVFLASAHHGIINLASPIHMIAIGPAGNASDQLLRHYWPSIITLGLFIVGAVYFGIAGIRGLSRKKSLLLSLICTFASLQLFSEILRGLVTYSYPMHDWRLLAITVFSAGFGLTVAFHVFSTFMQKNILLSMIFVTGVSVLAAILNSGFDDKTLSVMLLPLVASLIVAGYASYKGQPRAFVYFCALLAFVAAIGLFPYLFLDTIFFYLVAALLLFLFVEQALAHAREADERRIEEARANRLELALEQAKEREQATEISVKSAGRMERISAVQIKYCKGASGYTEIVLIDGREILHTATLSEMEELLPTIFIRVHRSYLVNTAFVQTLIRDVTGTGRLTLVDGSQLSVSRRTMPAVRKALG
- a CDS encoding LysR substrate-binding domain-containing protein, whose amino-acid sequence is MNSLSISLPALRSFDAAARTGSFKDAASELGVTPTAVSHQIRTLEDQLGVALFVRQIRKTVLTREGSRLAGATSRGFREIYGALEEMRDVSSRLTIATTPAFAALWLVPRLADFEAKHPATSVHIETSTQTLDLERDRRVDVAIRYGTGEYPGLEAFSFAEETFGVFANPEWLQAGTRIEDAVLIETRWRSRSLRPIGWNDWLGAHRLDPTKFTRRRSFDQEQHSLQAALAGQGLVLASSLLAGDMLKRGWLEEYCPEKRIPGLRYTAVSRFGQSERQKVRQFLDWLKEEADA